The following are from one region of the Rosettibacter firmus genome:
- a CDS encoding PhzF family phenazine biosynthesis protein, which yields MILPIYQVDAFASKIFSGNPAAVVPLEKWLDDKTLQNIAMENNLSETAYFVKDGEEYQIRWMTPQSEVPLCGHATLASGYVLFNFIEKDKKQIVFNSKSGKLFVERNEDFITLDFPSNKPHRTIPPEDLNKCFSVQPVEILENGFFLLLVFDDENFIKNYSPDFNLIRKLHKHAVIITAKSSTVDFVSRVFVPNEGVDEDPVTGSAHTVLTPYWSEKLNKKKLIAHQVSKRGGELICENMGERIKISGRAALYMTGNIYL from the coding sequence ATGATATTACCAATTTATCAAGTTGATGCTTTTGCAAGTAAAATATTTTCAGGAAATCCAGCTGCAGTAGTGCCATTAGAAAAATGGCTTGATGACAAAACACTTCAAAATATTGCTATGGAGAATAATTTATCTGAAACAGCATATTTTGTTAAAGATGGCGAAGAATATCAAATTAGATGGATGACACCACAATCAGAAGTTCCTCTATGTGGTCATGCTACACTTGCTTCTGGTTATGTTCTTTTTAATTTTATTGAGAAAGATAAAAAACAAATTGTTTTTAATTCCAAAAGTGGAAAATTATTTGTTGAACGAAATGAAGATTTTATTACTCTTGATTTCCCTTCAAATAAACCTCATAGAACAATACCACCAGAAGATTTAAATAAATGTTTTAGTGTTCAACCTGTTGAGATTCTCGAGAACGGATTCTTTCTACTTTTAGTTTTCGATGACGAGAATTTTATTAAAAATTATTCTCCAGATTTTAATTTAATTCGCAAATTACATAAACATGCAGTAATCATTACTGCAAAAAGTAGTACTGTTGATTTTGTTTCAAGAGTCTTTGTTCCAAACGAAGGAGTTGACGAAGATCCTGTAACAGGCTCTGCTCATACAGTACTTACACCATACTGGTCAGAAAAATTAAATAAGAAAAAACTTATTGCTCATCAAGTATCAAAAAGAGGGGGAGAACTTATTTGTGAAAATATGGGGGAACGAATTAAAATATCTGGAAGGGCAGCTTTATATATGACAGGGAATATTTATCTATAG
- the yjjX gene encoding inosine/xanthosine triphosphatase, with translation MKILVGSTNPVKIESVREAFSCYFENIEVEGKDIKSGVSAQPINEETFLGAQNRAVNLKYLSEKENLNSDFFVGIEGGIIKLFNRWFAFGCMCIINKEGKISFGTSPHFELPEIVVEKLLNGKELGDVMDELTNQKNSKQKNGAIGFFTNGVMNRKELYVEGLKVAIIPFLHSEMFYK, from the coding sequence ATGAAAATTCTTGTTGGTTCTACTAATCCAGTTAAAATCGAATCTGTCAGAGAAGCTTTTTCCTGTTACTTTGAAAACATCGAAGTTGAAGGAAAAGATATTAAATCTGGAGTTTCTGCTCAACCAATCAACGAAGAAACTTTTTTAGGTGCTCAAAATCGTGCTGTCAATCTTAAGTACTTGAGTGAAAAGGAAAATCTTAATTCAGATTTTTTTGTGGGCATTGAAGGTGGAATTATAAAATTATTTAATAGATGGTTTGCTTTTGGCTGTATGTGCATTATTAATAAAGAAGGAAAGATTTCATTTGGAACTTCTCCACATTTCGAGTTACCTGAAATTGTTGTAGAAAAATTATTAAATGGTAAAGAACTTGGTGATGTGATGGATGAATTAACCAATCAAAAAAATTCCAAACAAAAAAATGGTGCAATAGGATTTTTTACAAATGGCGTAATGAATAGGAAAGAATTATATGTTGAAGGTCTAAAAGTAGCAATTATACCATTTCTGCATTCAGAAATGTTTTATAAATAA